Proteins encoded in a region of the Euleptes europaea isolate rEulEur1 chromosome 3, rEulEur1.hap1, whole genome shotgun sequence genome:
- the SLFNL1 gene encoding schlafen-like protein 1 produces MEIVSAPEGVTECDPPVIQLEHEPEPAALSETTAEEEDDQLPGPTHSYILYIGNLNPKYSREVICSMLKDILGTASITLQRHNIEVIRKRRQAYALVQVATDVSLEHVLKQLLLASESEQHLVKELVKKGKNLVVGQGKAFGLGANNSRETDSLGSSSESRLGGLQGPERRMKPPANETQTNTSRRFAQHAWRLTNRPAAFLSGTRSDSAIVQKEIVGKECLFYGAFMGSETRNMEFKRGGGEYLTVTLKHHVRKYVCAFLNSEGGSLLVGVEDDGFVLGVRCDHKDEDRVRLLIDSILKGFKPQVFPAAYTLSFIPVIKAEDTGIFLKVIRLTVHPPKQHGEPLLYETDQGEVYIRRDGSIQGPLSGSAIQEWCRQKWTEELKKLEGKIEHLLKEKEMMRQQVQQDTSPRCCVPR; encoded by the exons ATGGAAATCGTATCTGCTCCTGAGGGGGTAACAGAATGTGATCCACCAGTGATCCAGTTGGAGCATGAGCCAGAGCCAGCGGCTCTGTCAGAAAcaacagcagaagaggaagatgacCAACTTCCCGGGCCAACACATTCCTATATCCTCTACATTGGGAACTTGAACCCCAAATACTCACGAGAAGTTATCTGCAGCATGCTAAAGGACATTTTAGGCACGGCCAGCATCACCCTCCAGAGGCACAACATCGAAGTGATCCGGAAACGCAGGCAGGCCTATGCCCTTGTGCAGGTGGCAACTGATGTGAGCTTGGAGCACGTCCTAAAACAGTTGCTGCTGGCATCGGAATCGGAGCAACACTTGGTCAAGGAGCTGGTGAAGAAAGGCAAAAACCTGGTTGTGGGACAAGGCAAGGCGTTTGGATTGGGGGCCAACAATAGCAGAGAG ACTGACTCCCTAGGGAGCAGCTCGGAATCTCGTCTAGGAGGGTTGCAGGGGCCTGAGAGGCGGATGAAACCACCAGCCAACGAAACCCAGACTAACACCAGCAGAAGGTTCGCTCAGCACGCTTGGAGGCTGACAAACCGGCCGGCGGCCTTTCTGAGCGGCACTCGTTCGGACAGCGCCATCGTCCAGAAAGAGATTGTTGGCAAGGAGTGCCTCTTCTATGGCGCTTTCATGGGGAGCGAGACGCGGAACATGGAATTTAAACGTGGAGGCGGGGAATATCTGACCGTCACTCTGAAGCATCACGTGCGGAAATATGTGTGCGCATTTCTCAACAGCGAAGGGGGAAGCCTTCTCGTGGGGGTGGAAGACGACGGCTTCGTGCTGGGGGTCCGCTGTGACCACAAAGATGAAGACAGGGTCCGCCTCCTCATCGACTCCATTCTGAAGGGTTTCAAACCGCAGGTTTTCCCAGCGGCTTATACGCTGAGTTTCATCCCCGTCATCAAAGCCGAAGACACCGGCATCTTCCTGAAAGTTATCCGGTTAACTGTTCATCCTCCCAAACAGCACGGGGAACCTCTCCTTTATGAAACAGACCAAGGGGAAGTGTACATCCGGCGAGACGGCAGCATTCAAGGCCCCCTCTCTGGGAGCGCCATTCAAGAGTGGTGTCGGCAG